A single Larimichthys crocea isolate SSNF chromosome VIII, L_crocea_2.0, whole genome shotgun sequence DNA region contains:
- the LOC104927310 gene encoding dynein regulatory complex subunit 4-like translates to MPPKNKASSKKSAKAKTPTLIDGLTMEEMPKEQLEEHIMRYREDVDREREERNYFQLERDQVHTFWGITDRQLEEKKSREKNLDKDTEDDEQHHQVEIKVYKQKMKHLLCEHQNTISELKADRLISIEAVQKEQEQLEAELRKEMKAAMVGKEKLDNENLVTQLEMKHDEEMTKTRNNWEEQLREIKAKYEKKTELQKQELNNMSKNEFTEAVDGWSNHNTTLNEDHYKALSDVRDLSKSMELELDYYDMLKVRTEYRSLLDCTEEDQTRLLREKKLFTELNKKAKEETAQEEKKMNNYLKNCPEKVNTSQHDIRQGLNDLASDYKAMEQKFSKLQLEGDDIEKVQHNASVKSGVLERKLLALTDSVETTQAQLSSVRSVSNMDQTALSGIKHKSQENVDSSKNYTKNSQYKRAKISQTCKDLLLTYEAKQRALGVPTEEICVKPFESSLAGRSL, encoded by the exons ATG CCACCCAAAAACAAAGCCTCAAGTAAAAAATCTGCAAAGGCAAAGACGCCCACCCTGATAGATGGTCTTACCATGGAGGAGATGCCCAAGGAGCAG CTGGAAGAGCATATCATGCGCTATCGAGAGGACgtggatagagagagggaggagaggaactACTTTCAGCTGGAGAGGGACCAGGTCCACACCTTTTGGGggatcacagacagacagctagaGGAGAAAAAGTCTAGAGAAAAAAACTTAGATAAGGACACAGAGGACGATGAACAACACCACCAAGTAGAGATCAAG GTGTATAAGCAGAAGATGAAGCACCTCCTGTGTGAACACCAGAACACGATCTCTGAGTTGAAAGCAGATCGTTTAATCTCCATTGAAGCAGTGCAGAAAGAGCAAGAACAGTTAGAGGCTGAACTTCGTAAAGAAATGAAGGCTGCCATGGTGGGCAAGGAGAAGCTTGACAACGAAAACCTTGTCACACAGCTTGAAATG AAACACGATGAAGAAATGACTAAAACAAGAAACAACTGGGAGGAACAACTCAGGG AAATTAAAGCCAAGtatgagaaaaagacagagttGCAGAAACAAGAACTGAACAACATGAGTAAAAATGAGTTCACTGAGGCAGTGGATGGCTGGAGCAACCACAATACTACTCTTAATGAAGACCACTACAAAGCTTTAAGTGATGTTCGTGACCTCTCTAAAAGCATGGAACTGGAGTTGGATTATTATGATATGTTAAAG GTAAGGACTGAGTACAGAAGTTTGCTAGATTGCACAGAAGAGGACCAGACACGACTTTTgcgggaaaaaaaacttttcactgAGCTTAACAAGAAAGCCAAGGAGGAAACTGCtcaagaggagaaaaaaatgaacaactACTTGAAGAACTGCCCAGAAAAG GTTAACACGAGTCAACACGACATCCGACAGGGCCTAAATGACCTGGCATCGGATTATAAAGCAATGGAACAGAAGTTCAGCAAG CTTCAGCTGGAAGGGGACGATATTGAAAAGGTGCAGCATAACGCTTCTGTGAAGAGCGGAGTGCTGGAAAGAAAGCTGCTCGCTCTGACAGACAGTGTAGAGACGACACAGGCTCAGCTTAGCTCAGTGCGTTCTGTCTCCAACATGGATCAAACTGCTCTAAGTGGGATCAAACACAAAAGTCAG gaAAATGTTGACTCCAGTAAAAATTACACCAAAAACTCGCAGTACAAAAGAGCTAAGATTTCCCAG ACCTGTAAGGATTTGCTGCTGACCTACGAAGCAAAGCAAAGGGCTCTTGGCGTCCCCACAGAGGAAATTTGTGTGAAGCCCTTTGAGAGCAGTCTTGCTGGGAGAAGTCTGTAA